The genomic DNA CGGTCGAACGGTTCGGGCTTGAGCCAGGGGCCGAGGTGACGATGGAGGCCAATCCGGACTCGGTCACCCGGGAGATGCTCGAGGCGATGGCCGCGGAGGGCCTCACTCGCGTGTCCTTCGGCATGCAGTCCGCCGTCCCGCACGTCCTGCGCACCTTGGACCGCACGCATGAGCCGGAACGTCTGCCCGTTGTGACGGCGTGGGCGCGGGAGCTGGGCCTGTCGGCGAGCGTGGATCTCATCTACGGCACACCGGGCGAGAGCCTCGGGGATTGGCGGCGCTCCCTCGAGGAGGCCATTGCGCTCGAGACGGAGCACGTCTCGGCGTACTCGCTCATCATCGAGGACGGCACGAAGCTCGCGGCCCGGATGCGGCGCGGTGAGCTGCCCTACCCGAGCGACGACGAGGCCGCGGACAAGTACGAGCTGGCCGACTCGCTCCTCACCGCGGCGGGCTTTGAGTGGTACGAGGTGAGCAACTTCGCGAAGAGTGAAGCAGAGCGCTCCCGCCACAACCAGGCGTACTGGCTTGGATCAGACTGGTGGGGCGTCGGCCCCGGTGCGCACTCGCATGTCGGGGGCGTCCGCTTCTGGAACGCGAAGCACCCCACGGCCTACGCCCAGCGGCTGCTCGCGGGGGAGAGCCCGAGTGTGGGGCGGGAGGTCCTCACCGAGGAGCAGCGACACGTGGAGCGCGTGCTCCTGGAGATTCGCATGCGGGAGGGGCTGGACCTCGCCGTCGTGGGGCCGGCGGGCCGTGAGAAGGTCGCGGGGCTGATCGCCCGCGAGCTGGTTGAGCCGAAGGCGGCGTTCGCCGGGCGGCTCGTGCTGACCCTCAGGGGCCGGCTCATGGCGGACGCGGTGGTTCGCGAGCTTCTCGACTAGCGGATGAGGCGCAGGTTGAAGTCGTAGCGGTACGGGCGGCCGCGCTCGACCTCGATGCCCGCGAGCACCGAGAAGATCGTGACGATCACCCAGATGATGGCGTGGACGACCGCGAAGAAGCCGCCGATCCCCGGCAGCGGGGACAGGGCCAGCGCGATGAGCGCGAGGATCGTGGGGGGCAGCGTGAAGTTGAGCGCCTCCTTGGACTCCTGGGCGGTGAACGGGCCGCGGTCTTTGAAGACGAGGAAGATCAGGAGCGAGGGCACGCACATGAGGACGCCGCCGAAGTGGGCGAGCGTGGCCCACTGGCGGTCCTGCGCCGCGGTCAGCGGGAGGGCAGAGGCTGGGGCGCCTTCGAACCGGTCCGTCTCGGACTCGCGGGGATCGTGCTCAGAAGAAGCGTGTGCCACGGGGTGCTGTTACCTGATTCGCTCGAGTGGGGGTGGGGTCTTGCGGGTATGGCAATTCTAGCGGCCAATCGGCGCGCCGGTCGCCCTCAGGCGGGTCCGGCGCCGGGTGGGACGGTGACGAAGTCGATCACTTCCTCGACGCGCCCGAGCAGACTCGGCTCCAGATCCGCATAGGTGGTCACGGCTCCGAGGATGCGGCGCCAGCCGTTCGCGACGTCGGCCTGGGAGGCGTGAGGCCAGCCGAGGCCGCGCAGGATGCCGGTCTTCCAGTCCTGGCCGCGCGGAACAGTGGGCCACGCAGCGAGTCCGAGGACGCCGGGCTTGACCGTCTGCCACACGTCCACGTAGGGGTGTCCGACGATGAGGACATTGCCCCGCGCGCCCGGAGTGCGCATGGCCGCGTCGCGGATCCGGCTCTCCTTGGTGCCGTCGACGAGGTGATCGACGAGGATGCCGAGCCTGCGCGTGGGGGACGGAGCGAAGTCCGCGATGGCTGCGCCGAGGTCGTCGACGCCGTGGAGGGGCTCGACGACGATCCCCTCCACGCGCAGGTCGTCGCCCCAGACCTTCTCGATGAGCTCCGCGTCGTGCTTGCCCTCGACCCAGATTCGGCTGGCCCGGGCGGTCCGCGCGCGCTGGCCGGCGACCTTGACGGACCCGCTCGCCGTCCGCTGGGGCCCCTTGGGGGCGGTCGGCGCGGGGGGAGTGAGGTCGATGGCCTGGCCGTCGAGGAGGAGTCCTGGCCCGAGGGGGAAGGCGCGGATCGCGCCGTGGCGGTCCTCGAGCTCGATGAGGATCGCGCCTCCGGACTTCTCGATCCGGACCACGGCGCCCACGAACCCCGAGAGCGGGTCCTCCAGCACCATGTCCCGCTCCACGGGCACGCGGGGCAGCGCCTTCTTGACGGGCTTGGTGAGACGGGTGGGACCCCACGAATAGTCGAACTGCGGCACGGGGTCCTCCGGGTGAGATGGGTGGGCGTGTTCGCTCAGGGTGAGCCGGTGACTAGCCATACTAGAGTTAGCACTTGTGCGAAGTGACTGCCAGCCGGGAGCGCGCGGCGGCGGGATCTCCGCACGGAACCAGCCATCGAGACGCCACGGGGGAGAGCGAGTGTCAGCCAGCGTGCCGAACGAGCGCCGCCTCGCCGTGCTCCGCGCCATTGTCGGAGACTACGTGTGCACGCGCGAGCCCGTGGGGTCGAAGGCCCTGGCGGACCGCCATCATCTCGGGGTCTCCCCGGCCACCATCCGCAACGACATGGCCGTCCTCGAGGAAGAGGGCCTCATCACGGCCCCGCACACGAGCGCAGGCCGCATCCCCACGGACCGCGGCTACCGCCTCTTCGTGGACCGGATCTCCGAGGTCAAGCCCCTCTCTGCGGCGGAGCGGAACGCCATCCGCACCTTCCTGGATGGGGCTGAGGATCTCGACGACGTCATGCTGCGCAGCGTGAGGCTCATGAGCCAGTTGACGCAGCAGGCGGCGATGATCCAGTATCCGGTGAGCTCCGCTGCGAGCGTTCAGGCCATCGAGGTCGTGGAGCTGAGCGAGACGATCTCGCTGGTCATCCTGGTGACGAGCTCGGGTCAGGTGTCGCAGCGGACGGTGGCGCTGCCGGGCCTGGCACGGCCAGAGGTCGAGGCCGCCCGGGACAGCGCGCGGGCCCTGCTGGTCGGCCTCCCCCTGGAATCGGCGGGCGCCTCGGCGCGCGCCGCCGTCCCGCTGGAGGGGCCCCCGGGTCCGCCGAGTGCCGTGGGGACCATCCTCGTGGCCGCTGCGGAGATCTGCGACTCGTTCCGGGTCTCCCGCCTGGCGATGAGTGGCACGGCCCACCTCGCCCGCTCCCGGCGAGACTTCGCCTCCTCCGTCACGCCGGTGCTCGAGGCCCTCGAGGAGCAGGTGGTGCTGCTGCGCCTGCTCTCGGAGATCTCCCTCGAGGAGCGGGATCTCGAAGTGCGCATTGGCAGCGAGAACGCCGGGCCCCTCTCCGAGGCGGCCGTCGTCGTCGCCCACTACGGAAGCCCGGACTCACCGGAGGGTGGGCTGGGAGTCATTGGGCCCACGCGCATGG from Falsarthrobacter nasiphocae includes the following:
- a CDS encoding DUF4870 domain-containing protein, with protein sequence MAHASSEHDPRESETDRFEGAPASALPLTAAQDRQWATLAHFGGVLMCVPSLLIFLVFKDRGPFTAQESKEALNFTLPPTILALIALALSPLPGIGGFFAVVHAIIWVIVTIFSVLAGIEVERGRPYRYDFNLRLIR
- the hrcA gene encoding heat-inducible transcriptional repressor HrcA, with the translated sequence MPNERRLAVLRAIVGDYVCTREPVGSKALADRHHLGVSPATIRNDMAVLEEEGLITAPHTSAGRIPTDRGYRLFVDRISEVKPLSAAERNAIRTFLDGAEDLDDVMLRSVRLMSQLTQQAAMIQYPVSSAASVQAIEVVELSETISLVILVTSSGQVSQRTVALPGLARPEVEAARDSARALLVGLPLESAGASARAAVPLEGPPGPPSAVGTILVAAAEICDSFRVSRLAMSGTAHLARSRRDFASSVTPVLEALEEQVVLLRLLSEISLEERDLEVRIGSENAGPLSEAAVVVAHYGSPDSPEGGLGVIGPTRMDYAASMAAVRAVARYITRILHSDEQRILPQ
- the hemW gene encoding radical SAM family heme chaperone HemW; translated protein: MAPSLPLGEKPPLDGSLPPSALEGSAGRPLSLYVHVPFCSVRCGYCDFNTYTATELGGGGAQAEYAGQAVRELDLARRVLGAGEEADDGRPLHSVFFGGGTPSQLPAEDLAAILRAAVERFGLEPGAEVTMEANPDSVTREMLEAMAAEGLTRVSFGMQSAVPHVLRTLDRTHEPERLPVVTAWARELGLSASVDLIYGTPGESLGDWRRSLEEAIALETEHVSAYSLIIEDGTKLAARMRRGELPYPSDDEAADKYELADSLLTAAGFEWYEVSNFAKSEAERSRHNQAYWLGSDWWGVGPGAHSHVGGVRFWNAKHPTAYAQRLLAGESPSVGREVLTEEQRHVERVLLEIRMREGLDLAVVGPAGREKVAGLIARELVEPKAAFAGRLVLTLRGRLMADAVVRELLD
- a CDS encoding DUF3097 domain-containing protein, which produces MPQFDYSWGPTRLTKPVKKALPRVPVERDMVLEDPLSGFVGAVVRIEKSGGAILIELEDRHGAIRAFPLGPGLLLDGQAIDLTPPAPTAPKGPQRTASGSVKVAGQRARTARASRIWVEGKHDAELIEKVWGDDLRVEGIVVEPLHGVDDLGAAIADFAPSPTRRLGILVDHLVDGTKESRIRDAAMRTPGARGNVLIVGHPYVDVWQTVKPGVLGLAAWPTVPRGQDWKTGILRGLGWPHASQADVANGWRRILGAVTTYADLEPSLLGRVEEVIDFVTVPPGAGPA